In Episyrphus balteatus chromosome 4, idEpiBalt1.1, whole genome shotgun sequence, the sequence AGATATCTTTGGAAGCACAGTCGGAAAGCATAGCCTGCACGACAACACATCCTATAACGGATTCAGGCTAGTCGACTTTGCTGCGGGGCAAAATGTTGTCATAGCAAGTAAGCGTTTCCCGCATCTCAAGATTCATAAAGGGACATGGAAATCTCCAGATCAATCCACCATCAACCAGATTGACCATATTGCGATCGACGCTAGACATTCCTCCAGTATTATGGACGTCCGAACGTTCCGAGGAGCCAACATTGACTCTGACCACTACCTGGTTGTAGCCAATGTACGGATGCGGATTTCCAGACCATCGCCAACACAAGGAAATACTGTGAGGAAGTTTAACGTCGGACGACTAAAATCGCAAGAGATTGCCAGGTCCTATTCCGATCGCGTCTCGAATAACCTCTTAAGAAGTCCTACGCCGCCAGCAGCAAGTATAGATAACCAGTGGCAGCACTGCCAAGAAGCCATTAGAGATGCCGCCTCAGAAGTGCTGGGTTTCACAAGGCCACCACAACGAAACCCCTGGTTTGGTGATGAATGCCGGCAAGCACATGCAGCTAAACAGAAAGCATACAAAGCGGCGCTGCACAGAAGGACCAGAGCTGCCAATGAGCTCTACAAGCGGAAAAGAACAGAGGAACATCGGCTTCTCAGGAGAAAAAAGAGGCAACACGAGAAAGAAGCGATCGTGGAAATAGAGGGATGCTATAACAGGAATGAAGTTCGTAAGTTTTACCAGAAGGTAAAAAGAACATCTCAGGGGTATAAACCTAGAACTGAAGCCTGTAAAGACCAACAGGGAAACATCGTAGTAGAGACGCAAGCGATGCTGAGAATTTGGAAAGATCACTTCTGCAATCTCTACAATGGCGATGACGAAGCCAACCCCGCCCAAAGACAGATTGCACCATTCAATATCGACGATGAAGGCCAACATTTCCGTCCCCCCGACCTGGAAGGAGTGAAGGCAGTCATATCCAAGCTTAAGTCAAACAAAGCCGCTGGAGCTGACGGCCTTGCTGCCGAACTATTTAAAGCAGCAGGAGATGACCTGGTTAGGAGTATGCACCAGCTCATCTGCCGAATATGGTCGGAGGAAAGCATGCCCACAGAATGGAATCTCAGCATCGTGTGCCCGATCCTTAAGAAAGGAGACCCTCTAACCTGCGCCAACTACAGAGGAATCAGCCTCCTTAACATCGCATATAAGATCCTCTCTGCCGTACTATGTGAACGTCTGAAGCCGTTTGCAACAACCTGATAGGTCCTTATCAGTGTGGCTTTAGACCAGGAAAGTCCACCATCGATCAAATATTCACATTACGGCAGATCTTGGAAAAAACCCAGGAACAACAAATCGATACCCACCACCTGTTCATCGATTTTAAAGCCGCGTATGACAGTATATACAGAGATGAATTGTATAGAGCTATGTCTAGTTTTGGCATCCCTGCAAAGCTCGTCCGGCTGTGCAGGATGACGATGGAGAATGCACGCTGCTCCGTCAGAGTCGGTAAAGACCTAACCGAAGCATTTGATGTCGAAAAAGGTTTTAGACAAGGCGACGCACTGTCAtgctatttttttaacatcgttcttgaaagaattatacagaactcaaacgtcaacaccagaggcacaatctttcaaaagtccgttcagctgcttgcatatgccgacgatattgacataatcggaagaactcagcgtgatgtcaatggcgcttttgtaagcattgaaacggaagcggcaaaaatgggtttaagggtcaatgagggcaaaaccaagtatatgctgtcgtcaaaaaaggacacacaacaccgacgcattggacaaaacgtcaccatcgacagccataacttcgaggtagtaaaggacttcgtctacctaggctccgctataaacacggacaacaacatcagcgctgaaatcaaacggagaatcactcttgccaaccgctgctactttggtttgagaaggcaattGACCAGCAAAGCCCTCTCTCGAGCAACTAAGGTGTTCCTATACAAGACCCTAatcatcccagtcctgctatatggtgcagaagcatggactttaacgaaggcggatgaaaacatcttggattgtttcgagagaaaagttcttcgtgcgatttttggtcccgtgtgtattgatggtgattggagaagaaggtataacaacgagctttacgggttgtacaaggacgctaacttagccaagagagtgaaggtgcagcgcctgatatggctaggtcacgtggagcgcatggacaacaatgctccggccctgaaagttttcgactccaatccagagggacggcgcagtagaggaagacctcgtctgaggtggcgcaaccaagtggaaggggacctcaatcaacttggcgtgcgcaactggaagcagcgagctaaggatagagctggctggcgaagcttgttggttgaggcccaaatccacagcggattgtagccgccttacggcgctggtcaccctaagtaagtatatttgtttatcaaaaaacattgtgttttttttgtctctaatttttattttatatataaaataaattatataaatttattttatttattaaattgtataaatttattttattgggaaaaaatttcttttttgattgtaaataattttctcgacttgggcattgcacggcgcaaattcgaggcgtcaactttaaagagctgtacagtagggtgcttcttaaaaatcaattttcgaaattttaatgggacaccctatcattttgttcttcctgccttaaatataaattgggtaaaatttggtccagtttaaacacgttctaggggtcgctaccacaactcaaagttttgaaaaatacaccaaattttgtttttttttttctcagaaaatttaaaaatttttaatcagaattaagtactttatattaaactttaactgttttgaaagaagttttgataaaaatacagcggaataaaaatgaagtttaattttgaatatttttgaatttgacatttttttgtgttattctgtagaatagcttaattgaaaaattcaatgattttatctgattgtttatgagcctaatatctttattcgacagacagt encodes:
- the LOC129919343 gene encoding uncharacterized protein LOC129919343 — translated: MERRQASETDGFTDDDPSKRNKDNEFRICTWNVRSLNRPRAAEQLAEALDCYKADITAIQEMRWEGPGKRKLKTHDIYYGDCNRQQGTFGCGFVIGGRLRQNVLSFNCVNERLTTIRIKAKFTNISLICAHAPTEDKDDTTKDNFYELLEKTYEQIPSYDIKIVLGDFNAKLGREDIFGSTVGKHSLHDNTSYNGFRLVDFAAGQNVVIASKRFPHLKIHKGTWKSPDQSTINQIDHIAIDARHSSSIMDVRTFRGANIDSDHYLVVANVRMRISRPSPTQGNTVRKFNVGRLKSQEIARSYSDRVSNNLLRSPTPPAASIDNQWQHCQEAIRDAASEVLGFTRPPQRNPWFGDECRQAHAAKQKAYKAALHRRTRAANELYKRKRTEEHRLLRRKKRQHEKEAIVEIEGCYNRNEVRKFYQKVKRTSQGYKPRTEACKDQQGNIVVETQAMLRIWKDHFCNLYNGDDEANPAQRQIAPFNIDDEGQHFRPPDLEGVKAVISKLKSNKAAGADGLAAELFKAAGDDLVRSMHQLICRIWSEESMPTEWNLSIVCPILKKGDPLTCANYRGISLLNIAYKILSAVLCERLKPFATT